One window of the Allorhizobium ampelinum S4 genome contains the following:
- a CDS encoding YcjF family protein — MSKAPEDQRPMPRRPAAFSLEEPSSSPARPPFAEAQEPQRRAPKSFDANVTITPDAEDPFLAGLSEDEAILPIARPAKRRFSFGKLAGAAFGALASFAIGLWIDDLIRDLFTRADWLGYTALTLLGIGLLALTVVVIRELAGIYRLNAVQAIKQRASALSLQGTASEARKLVKDVEDLTQHRAETARGRSVLKAAENDIIDAPHLIALAERELLAPLDAKARSLIINASKRVSVVTAVSPRALVDLAYVLFEVVRLVRAMAELYGGRPGSIGMLRLLRDVFAHLAVTGSIAIGDGLAQQVLGHGLASRLSARLGEGVINGLMTARIGIAAMDLCRPLEFKALRRPGIGDFMPALKPAINPDSKAL; from the coding sequence ATGAGCAAGGCACCAGAAGATCAACGCCCGATGCCACGCCGGCCTGCGGCCTTTTCGCTAGAGGAACCGTCTTCCTCCCCTGCCCGTCCGCCTTTTGCCGAGGCACAGGAGCCGCAAAGACGCGCGCCGAAAAGCTTCGACGCCAATGTGACGATCACGCCCGATGCTGAAGACCCGTTCCTGGCAGGCTTGAGCGAAGACGAGGCCATCTTGCCAATTGCAAGACCCGCCAAGCGCCGCTTCTCCTTCGGCAAGCTCGCCGGTGCAGCATTCGGCGCGCTTGCCTCCTTCGCCATTGGTCTCTGGATTGATGACCTGATCCGCGATCTTTTCACCCGCGCCGATTGGCTTGGTTATACCGCGTTGACCTTGCTCGGCATCGGCCTTCTGGCTCTGACCGTGGTGGTGATCCGGGAACTGGCGGGTATTTACCGGCTGAATGCCGTGCAGGCCATCAAACAGCGCGCCAGTGCACTTTCCTTGCAGGGTACGGCCAGCGAAGCGCGCAAACTGGTCAAGGACGTCGAGGATCTGACCCAGCACCGGGCGGAAACCGCCCGGGGTAGGAGTGTGCTGAAAGCCGCCGAAAACGACATTATCGATGCACCGCATCTGATTGCCTTGGCCGAGCGGGAATTGCTGGCGCCTCTGGATGCCAAGGCCCGCAGCCTGATTATCAACGCCTCAAAGCGGGTGTCTGTGGTCACAGCTGTCAGCCCGCGCGCCCTTGTGGACCTTGCCTATGTGCTGTTTGAAGTGGTGCGCCTGGTGCGCGCCATGGCGGAACTTTACGGTGGCCGCCCCGGCTCCATCGGCATGTTGCGGCTCTTGCGCGATGTCTTCGCCCATCTGGCCGTGACCGGCTCGATTGCCATTGGCGATGGCCTTGCTCAGCAAGTTCTGGGCCATGGCCTTGCCTCCCGGCTGTCAGCAAGGCTTGGTGAAGGGGTGATCAACGGGTTGATGACGGCGAGAATCGGTATTGCCGCCATGGACCTCTGCCGACCCCTGGAGTTCAAAGCGTTAAGACGTCCAGGCATTGGAGACTTTATGCCAGCGCTGAAACCGGCCATCAATCCCGACAGCAAGGCCTTGTAA
- the speB gene encoding agmatinase gives MAFDNEKLDALRRKYGGETGGEVFDPRFKRVAEKIFDSKGTRLAPYSGIPTFLSAPYRQVEADNPDFGGLDVGIIGVPMDLGVTNRPGSRFGPRALRTIERIGPYNHVLDCAPVHELKVADVGDVPFASRYRLEQSHVDIEQRIGQMVTQGVVPLSVGGDHSITHPILKAVGKDRPVGLIHIDAHCDTSGLFDQTKFHHGGPFRNAVLDGVLDPSRTVQIGIRGPAEYLWEFSYESGMTVIHAEEISALGIPAVIAKALQVVGDGPTYLSFDIDSLDPAFAPGTGTPEVGGLTTREVLELLRGLKGVNLVGGDVVEVAPQYDSTTNTAQAGAQVLFEILSLMVFSPSIGKE, from the coding sequence ATGGCCTTCGACAATGAAAAGCTCGACGCGCTGCGACGTAAATATGGCGGCGAAACCGGCGGGGAAGTGTTTGATCCCCGCTTCAAGCGGGTGGCTGAAAAGATTTTTGACAGTAAGGGAACAAGGCTTGCTCCTTATTCCGGCATTCCGACGTTTCTCTCGGCGCCCTATCGGCAGGTCGAGGCGGACAATCCGGATTTTGGCGGTTTGGACGTGGGCATTATCGGCGTGCCGATGGATCTGGGCGTCACCAACCGCCCTGGTTCCCGCTTCGGGCCGCGTGCCTTGCGCACCATCGAGCGGATCGGGCCGTATAACCATGTGCTGGATTGCGCGCCTGTCCATGAATTGAAGGTGGCTGATGTCGGTGATGTGCCGTTTGCCAGCCGCTATAGATTGGAACAGAGCCATGTCGATATTGAACAACGTATCGGTCAGATGGTGACACAAGGAGTGGTGCCGCTTAGCGTCGGCGGCGATCACTCAATTACGCATCCGATCCTGAAGGCCGTCGGGAAAGACCGACCGGTCGGGCTTATTCATATCGATGCCCATTGCGATACCAGCGGCCTGTTTGATCAGACCAAGTTTCACCATGGCGGCCCATTTCGAAATGCGGTGCTGGATGGTGTATTGGACCCGTCGCGCACGGTGCAGATCGGTATTCGTGGACCGGCGGAATATCTTTGGGAATTCAGCTATGAAAGCGGCATGACAGTTATTCATGCCGAAGAGATTTCAGCGCTTGGCATTCCAGCGGTGATCGCCAAGGCTTTGCAGGTGGTCGGGGATGGTCCGACCTATCTGTCTTTTGATATCGACAGTCTCGATCCGGCCTTTGCGCCAGGAACTGGCACGCCCGAGGTCGGCGGCTTGACCACGCGCGAGGTGCTGGAACTGCTGCGCGGTCTGAAAGGTGTCAACCTTGTCGGTGGCGATGTTGTGGAAGTCGCGCCGCAATATGACAGCACCACAAATACGGCGCAGGCGGGGGCGCAGGTGCTGTTCGAAATCCTCAGCCTGATGGTTTTCAGTCCGTCCATTGGCAAGGAATAG
- a CDS encoding aminotransferase produces MSLASFNPRVARLATPPIPSVFGWGRAYDAAAGPLIDLSQAAPGHPPHADLLAWLAQAAGSAEACGYGAIEGELVLRRAYCTHLSELYGAAFTPEQIHITAGANQAFICAAMALAGAGERIALTDPFYFNHDTTLAMLGIETVALPCDSDNGFLPDLDRAEQVVKSGIKALALVTPNNPTGAVYPKELLADLYRLCRAHGVWLIVDETYRDFLNPEFGRPHELFSQPDWPEGLIQIYSFSKSFAIPGHRLAAICAGGPVVEQIAKIMDNLQICAPRAAQIALAKALPVLDGWRAENAAEIARRTVALRRAFDLVPQWHLASIGAYFAFARHPFGQAASIDVAEQLARRAGILAVPGGFFGSRQEGYLRLAFANVDCPTIETLPDRLRTFTLAG; encoded by the coding sequence ATGTCTCTTGCCTCCTTTAATCCGCGCGTCGCCCGGCTCGCGACGCCGCCCATTCCCTCGGTTTTCGGTTGGGGACGGGCTTATGACGCAGCAGCGGGACCGTTGATCGATCTGTCGCAGGCCGCACCGGGCCATCCGCCGCATGCCGATCTGCTGGCCTGGCTCGCACAAGCGGCGGGGTCTGCCGAAGCCTGCGGTTATGGGGCAATCGAAGGTGAACTGGTTCTCAGGCGGGCTTATTGCACGCATCTGTCCGAGCTTTATGGTGCAGCTTTCACGCCGGAGCAGATTCACATTACCGCTGGTGCAAATCAGGCCTTCATCTGTGCTGCCATGGCACTGGCGGGGGCGGGCGAAAGGATCGCGCTGACCGATCCCTTCTATTTCAACCACGATACGACGCTCGCCATGCTGGGCATCGAAACAGTCGCCTTGCCCTGCGACAGCGACAACGGTTTCCTGCCGGATCTTGACCGGGCGGAACAGGTGGTGAAAAGCGGCATCAAGGCGCTGGCGTTGGTAACGCCCAACAATCCGACCGGTGCGGTCTATCCGAAAGAACTGCTCGCCGATCTCTACCGGCTCTGCCGCGCCCATGGCGTCTGGCTGATTGTCGATGAAACCTACCGCGATTTTCTCAATCCTGAATTCGGCAGGCCGCATGAGCTGTTTTCGCAGCCGGATTGGCCGGAGGGTCTGATCCAGATTTACAGTTTTTCGAAATCCTTCGCCATCCCCGGTCATCGTCTGGCGGCGATTTGCGCTGGCGGACCTGTGGTGGAGCAAATCGCCAAGATTATGGATAATTTGCAGATCTGCGCGCCGCGTGCTGCCCAGATCGCGCTTGCCAAGGCTTTGCCGGTTCTGGATGGCTGGCGGGCGGAAAACGCCGCCGAGATCGCCCGGCGTACCGTGGCGCTGCGCCGGGCCTTCGACCTTGTGCCGCAATGGCATTTGGCATCGATCGGCGCTTATTTCGCCTTTGCTCGCCATCCGTTCGGACAGGCCGCCTCCATCGATGTCGCCGAACAACTGGCGCGGCGAGCGGGCATTCTGGCGGTTCCCGGCGGATTTTTCGGGTCGCGGCAGGAGGGGTATCTGCGGCTTGCCTTCGCCAATGTCGATTGCCCGACCATCGAGACATTGCCGGACCGGTTGAGGACATTTACGTTGGCTGGTTGA
- the sthA gene encoding Si-specific NAD(P)(+) transhydrogenase, which yields MYQYDLVVIGSGPAGRRAAIQAAKLSKKVLVIERGGHVGGVSVHTGTIPSKTLRETALNLTGWRERGFYGRSYRVKQEISADDLRRRLLITLDHEVDVLEHQFSRNRVQQLRGHAIFLDAHTLEVTKEDGEVQRVSANAILLAVGTRPHRPAHIAFDGVSILDSDDIVHIKDVPRSMVVIGAGVIGIEYATIFSALDTQVTVVEPRDSMLDFIDKEIVEDFSYQLRDRNMKLIFGQSAEKVEKEDGKCRVTLKNGRVLTSEMVLFAAGRVGATDTLNLAACGLEADNRGRLKVNPETFQTDVPNIYAAGDVVGFPSLASTSMEQGRIAARHAVGAPSGEPPQYFPYGIYAVPEISTCGLTEEEVKQRAIPYECGIAHFRETSRGHIMGLDSGMLKMIFSLKTRRLLGVHIVGEGATELVHIGQAVLNLKGTVEYFVENTFNYPTLAEAYKIAGLDAWNRMGELKVEKTVKNAAQ from the coding sequence ATGTACCAGTATGATCTCGTGGTAATCGGCAGCGGTCCCGCAGGACGCCGGGCTGCCATTCAGGCCGCCAAGCTTTCCAAGAAGGTCCTGGTCATCGAGCGCGGCGGTCATGTCGGCGGGGTCTCTGTCCATACCGGCACCATCCCTTCCAAAACGCTGCGTGAAACCGCTCTCAACCTGACCGGCTGGCGCGAGCGCGGATTTTATGGCCGCTCCTACCGCGTCAAGCAGGAAATCAGCGCCGATGACCTTCGCCGCCGCCTACTGATCACCCTCGACCATGAAGTCGATGTGCTGGAACACCAGTTTTCCCGCAACCGGGTGCAGCAATTGCGCGGTCACGCGATCTTCCTTGATGCTCACACGCTTGAGGTCACCAAGGAAGACGGCGAAGTGCAGCGCGTCAGCGCCAATGCAATCCTGCTGGCAGTCGGCACCCGGCCGCACCGGCCTGCGCACATCGCCTTCGATGGCGTCAGCATTCTCGACAGCGACGACATCGTTCATATCAAGGACGTGCCCCGTTCCATGGTGGTGATCGGCGCGGGCGTTATCGGCATCGAATATGCGACGATCTTCAGCGCTCTGGATACCCAGGTGACGGTGGTCGAGCCGCGCGACAGCATGCTGGATTTCATTGACAAGGAAATCGTCGAGGACTTTTCCTACCAGCTCCGTGACCGCAACATGAAGCTGATCTTCGGACAATCGGCGGAAAAGGTCGAAAAAGAAGATGGCAAATGTCGGGTGACGCTGAAGAATGGCCGGGTGCTGACCTCCGAAATGGTGCTGTTTGCCGCAGGCCGAGTCGGCGCCACCGATACGCTGAACCTTGCAGCCTGCGGGCTGGAAGCTGATAACCGTGGCCGGTTGAAGGTCAATCCGGAGACGTTCCAGACCGATGTCCCCAATATCTATGCGGCCGGTGACGTGGTTGGTTTTCCGAGTCTGGCCTCCACATCGATGGAACAGGGCCGTATTGCCGCCCGCCATGCCGTTGGCGCCCCTTCCGGCGAACCGCCACAATATTTCCCCTATGGGATTTATGCCGTGCCCGAGATTTCCACCTGTGGACTGACCGAGGAAGAGGTCAAGCAACGCGCCATTCCCTATGAATGCGGCATTGCCCATTTCCGCGAGACCTCACGCGGCCATATCATGGGCCTCGATAGCGGCATGTTGAAAATGATCTTCTCGCTGAAAACCCGCCGCCTGCTCGGCGTTCATATCGTTGGCGAAGGCGCAACCGAACTGGTCCATATCGGCCAGGCCGTGCTGAACCTGAAGGGAACAGTGGAATATTTCGTCGAAAACACCTTCAATTACCCGACGCTGGCAGAGGCCTATAAAATCGCCGGACTGGACGCCTGGAACCGGATGGGAGAACTGAAGGTCGAAAAAACCGTGAAAAATGCGGCGCAATAG
- a CDS encoding MBL fold metallo-hydrolase, with translation MEIELIRSATLRLKMAGLTLLIDPWLAAKGQGRSYRGALASPLVDLPIPVEQVIHGIDAVLVSHLHSDHFDDVAKQLLPPDISLFCHPRDVAAIRAMGFSRVIGIESATQLGDVRLETTYGQHGPPEVLADMGDVSGFLLRAAAEPVLYWAGDTILCDAVRQVLVDHRPDVIVVHACGAEWNGCGPLVMDAAMVMEVLHLAPQAMVIATHLDAVDHATVSRSDLAAAAQRQVPEVRARLYIPADGASLVF, from the coding sequence ATGGAGATAGAATTGATCCGCAGTGCCACGCTGCGGTTAAAGATGGCCGGGCTAACGCTGCTGATTGACCCTTGGCTGGCGGCAAAGGGGCAGGGCCGAAGCTATCGCGGGGCCTTGGCCTCGCCACTGGTCGATCTGCCAATCCCGGTCGAGCAGGTGATTCACGGCATTGACGCGGTGCTGGTTTCGCATCTTCACTCCGATCATTTCGACGATGTTGCCAAACAGCTATTGCCACCTGACATCTCATTATTCTGCCACCCACGCGATGTGGCGGCGATCCGTGCCATGGGCTTCTCGCGGGTGATCGGGATTGAAAGTGCCACACAGCTTGGCGACGTGCGTCTGGAAACGACATATGGCCAACATGGGCCGCCTGAGGTGCTGGCGGATATGGGAGACGTCAGTGGCTTCCTGCTGCGTGCCGCCGCTGAACCGGTGCTTTACTGGGCTGGCGACACCATTCTGTGCGATGCGGTGCGGCAGGTGCTTGTTGATCACCGCCCGGATGTGATCGTCGTTCACGCCTGCGGTGCGGAATGGAACGGTTGTGGGCCGCTGGTAATGGATGCCGCCATGGTGATGGAGGTCTTGCACCTTGCGCCCCAAGCCATGGTCATAGCTACTCATCTCGACGCCGTCGACCACGCCACCGTCAGTCGCTCCGATCTTGCCGCCGCCGCACAGAGGCAAGTGCCAGAGGTGAGAGCAAGGCTCTACATTCCCGCTGATGGCGCCAGCCTGGTTTTCTAG
- the tig gene encoding trigger factor — translation MQVIETLAEGLKRELKVIIPAADMEAQMNERLADVKDKVRINGFRPGKVPAGHLKKMYGKSVMAELVNEIVRDRPSAILSERGEKSATQPEVAMTEDEAEADKILNAQADFEFTLAYEVIPAIELKPVDGIKIVREVVEVSEDEVNEQIMKIAESARTFATKDGVAADGDRVTMDYLGKVDGVPFDGGKDEDAELVIGSNRFIPGFEEQLVGLKAGDEKVINVTFPTEYPAANLAGKDATFDITVKEVAAPAETEINDELATKLGLESVDKLKEIVRGQIESQYGNVTRQKIKRQILDQLDEMYKFEAPSRLVDAEFDNIWRQINTDLQQSGKTFEDEETTEDAAREEYRALAERRVRLGLVLSEIGEKAAIDVTEEEMQRALYAQLQQFPGQEKQIIDFFRNTPGASASLRAPIFEEKVMDKLISEVNVTDKTVTKEELLAEDEDGDDTKPAKKSAKKKAAKAEDASAEGEEAAPKKKAAAKKKAADEGDAE, via the coding sequence ATGCAGGTTATCGAAACGCTCGCTGAAGGGCTGAAGCGCGAACTCAAGGTCATCATTCCGGCCGCTGACATGGAAGCGCAGATGAATGAGCGCCTTGCCGACGTTAAGGACAAGGTTCGCATCAACGGTTTCCGTCCGGGCAAGGTACCGGCAGGTCACCTGAAGAAGATGTATGGCAAGTCGGTTATGGCCGAACTGGTCAATGAAATCGTTCGCGACCGCCCGTCCGCAATCCTGTCTGAACGTGGTGAAAAGTCCGCGACCCAGCCGGAAGTGGCGATGACCGAGGACGAGGCGGAAGCCGACAAGATCCTCAATGCGCAGGCCGATTTCGAATTCACGCTTGCCTATGAAGTCATTCCCGCTATCGAATTGAAGCCGGTCGACGGCATCAAGATCGTCCGCGAAGTCGTTGAAGTGTCGGAAGACGAAGTCAACGAACAGATCATGAAGATCGCCGAAAGCGCGCGGACCTTCGCCACCAAGGACGGTGTTGCTGCTGATGGCGACCGCGTCACCATGGATTACCTTGGCAAGGTCGATGGCGTTCCCTTCGACGGTGGCAAGGACGAAGATGCAGAGCTGGTCATCGGCTCCAACCGCTTCATCCCCGGCTTTGAAGAGCAGCTGGTTGGCCTGAAGGCTGGCGACGAAAAGGTCATCAACGTGACCTTCCCGACCGAATATCCGGCTGCAAATCTGGCTGGCAAGGACGCCACCTTTGACATCACTGTCAAGGAAGTTGCGGCTCCTGCTGAAACCGAGATCAATGACGAGCTGGCCACCAAACTCGGCCTGGAATCGGTCGATAAGCTGAAGGAAATCGTTCGCGGCCAGATCGAAAGCCAGTACGGCAATGTGACCCGCCAGAAGATCAAGCGTCAGATCCTTGATCAGTTGGACGAGATGTACAAGTTCGAAGCGCCTTCGCGTCTGGTTGATGCCGAATTCGACAATATCTGGCGCCAGATCAACACCGATCTGCAACAGTCCGGCAAGACCTTCGAAGATGAAGAGACCACCGAAGACGCAGCCCGCGAAGAATATCGTGCGCTTGCCGAACGTCGCGTTCGTCTCGGCTTGGTTCTGTCCGAAATCGGTGAAAAGGCCGCTATCGATGTGACCGAGGAAGAAATGCAGCGTGCGCTTTACGCTCAGTTGCAGCAGTTCCCAGGTCAGGAAAAGCAGATCATCGACTTCTTCCGTAACACGCCCGGCGCCTCCGCCTCGCTGCGTGCTCCGATCTTTGAAGAAAAGGTCATGGACAAGCTGATCTCCGAGGTCAATGTTACGGACAAGACCGTGACCAAGGAAGAACTGCTGGCTGAAGACGAAGACGGCGACGACACCAAGCCTGCCAAGAAGTCGGCCAAGAAGAAGGCTGCCAAGGCTGAAGACGCTTCCGCTGAAGGCGAAGAAGCCGCTCCAAAGAAGAAGGCAGCCGCGAAGAAGAAGGCTGCTGACGAAGGCGACGCTGAATAA
- a CDS encoding GDYXXLXY domain-containing protein — protein MMQRNHIFRLVSAAILLAALQTAAIGYQIGERANILRNGQEVLLRTEAVDPRDLLRGDFVVLNYPISRIPEEKIIGPRPSSRQDVRLHVRVVPQADGFATVEEASVADLPAKPGSVVLLSEPLSFPSPLAPGDSLTVHYGIERFYVPEGEGRDIEAQRNQGAVSIAIRVSHAGRAQIRQLFVAGQPVYREPDF, from the coding sequence ATGATGCAGCGCAATCATATTTTTCGTCTGGTTTCCGCGGCGATTCTTCTGGCTGCCCTGCAAACGGCGGCGATCGGCTACCAGATTGGCGAGCGGGCCAATATTTTGCGCAACGGCCAGGAGGTCCTGCTGCGGACCGAGGCGGTCGATCCGCGCGATCTGCTGCGCGGCGATTTTGTCGTGCTGAATTATCCGATTTCCCGCATTCCTGAAGAGAAGATCATCGGTCCTCGTCCATCAAGCCGACAGGATGTGCGTCTGCATGTCCGTGTCGTGCCGCAGGCCGATGGCTTTGCCACGGTCGAAGAGGCGTCGGTCGCCGATCTGCCGGCAAAGCCGGGAAGCGTCGTGCTGTTAAGCGAACCGCTGTCCTTTCCATCGCCTCTGGCGCCCGGAGACAGTTTGACCGTCCATTACGGGATCGAGCGATTCTATGTCCCTGAAGGCGAGGGCCGCGATATCGAGGCACAGCGTAATCAAGGTGCGGTTTCAATCGCCATACGGGTGTCTCATGCGGGACGGGCGCAGATCCGGCAATTGTTCGTTGCGGGCCAGCCGGTTTATCGGGAACCGGATTTTTGA
- a CDS encoding DUF2157 domain-containing protein: MYRAKLKKDLDRWTGMGLISKQAAEAMIEDHDGRAGNFNIGGVLLMLSAVLVSAAILLLVAANWQAIPRLVKVSSLILLIWGFHGGAAFCLAQGRQASGHALLVLGAASFGAALSLVGQLYHLSGDLLDLLYLWIGMASLSCLLFRSGAMAAFVGVLALGLAAATLDQFDFSWTLEAVWTPPLLAVLVTGLALFTGNIRVQHISGLLILGWLAWIYAQIMQPGLAMAYVALGVAAFAASALPLLARYMSVQIAGFHALLLAAMGLFILNIEFDHGLPLALVAVTAVGISIAALVLRGRHDGVVRALAYLIFAGEILYLSFTTIDSLLGTSGFFLIAGVIVALLALGVSQMEKLLGTRKRPMAVEGRERS; encoded by the coding sequence ATGTATCGGGCGAAACTGAAGAAAGATCTTGATCGCTGGACCGGCATGGGCCTGATCAGCAAACAGGCCGCCGAGGCGATGATCGAGGATCATGATGGCCGGGCGGGCAATTTCAATATCGGCGGCGTTTTGCTCATGCTGTCGGCAGTGCTGGTCTCTGCCGCCATCCTGCTGCTTGTGGCGGCCAATTGGCAGGCCATTCCGCGCCTGGTGAAGGTGTCTAGCCTGATTCTGCTGATCTGGGGCTTTCATGGCGGCGCTGCCTTCTGCCTCGCTCAAGGGCGGCAGGCGTCGGGTCATGCCCTTCTGGTGCTGGGAGCAGCCAGTTTCGGCGCAGCACTGTCGCTGGTTGGGCAGCTGTATCACCTGTCGGGTGACCTTCTCGATCTGCTTTATCTGTGGATCGGTATGGCAAGCCTGTCCTGCCTATTGTTTCGCTCCGGTGCGATGGCGGCTTTCGTTGGTGTTCTGGCGCTGGGCTTGGCGGCTGCAACCCTTGACCAGTTTGATTTCTCCTGGACGCTGGAGGCAGTTTGGACACCGCCCCTTTTGGCTGTGCTCGTTACAGGCTTGGCACTTTTCACCGGAAACATCCGGGTTCAGCATATATCCGGCCTGCTGATTCTTGGCTGGCTTGCCTGGATCTATGCGCAGATCATGCAGCCAGGCCTTGCCATGGCCTATGTGGCTTTAGGGGTGGCCGCATTCGCAGCGTCAGCCTTGCCGCTGCTCGCCCGGTATATGTCCGTGCAGATTGCCGGTTTTCATGCCTTGCTGCTGGCGGCAATGGGTCTTTTCATCCTCAATATTGAGTTTGATCACGGTTTGCCACTGGCGCTGGTGGCCGTCACTGCGGTTGGTATCTCCATTGCGGCCCTTGTGCTTCGTGGGCGTCACGACGGTGTCGTGAGGGCGCTGGCTTATCTGATTTTCGCAGGCGAGATCCTCTATCTGTCCTTCACAACAATTGATTCTCTGTTGGGGACATCGGGCTTTTTCCTGATCGCCGGTGTGATTGTCGCTTTGCTGGCCCTCGGCGTCAGCCAGATGGAAAAGCTGCTGGGTACGCGCAAGCGTCCGATGGCGGTTGAAGGACGGGAGCGGTCATGA
- a CDS encoding DUF1127 domain-containing protein, which yields MNITRSLNNWRKYRQTITELGRMSDRELHDLGIGRDDIRRVARHAVKAG from the coding sequence ATGAACATCACTCGCTCGCTGAACAACTGGCGCAAATATCGTCAGACCATTACTGAACTTGGCCGCATGTCGGACCGCGAATTGCACGACCTCGGCATTGGCCGCGACGACATCCGTCGCGTTGCCCGCCACGCCGTCAAGGCTGGCTGA
- a CDS encoding MOSC domain-containing protein — protein sequence MMRVEAVSLSKDHLFSKQGRDEIVLLAGLGVEGDAHLGVTVQHRSRVAADPSQPNLRQVHLIHAELLGELGDKGFSVQPGDLGENITTVGVDLLALPQGTRLHFSSGAVVEVTGLRNPCKQINNFQPGLMQAVLDRASDGSLIRKAGVMAIVIEGGVVRPGDSIRVEQPGAPHRPLLPV from the coding sequence ATGATGAGGGTTGAGGCAGTCAGCCTTTCCAAAGATCACCTGTTCAGTAAGCAGGGGCGAGATGAGATCGTGCTTCTGGCGGGATTGGGTGTGGAAGGCGACGCTCATCTCGGCGTCACGGTCCAGCATCGCTCTCGCGTTGCCGCCGATCCGAGCCAGCCGAACCTGCGCCAGGTTCATCTTATTCACGCTGAATTGCTAGGAGAGCTTGGAGATAAGGGTTTTTCGGTGCAGCCGGGAGATCTTGGCGAGAACATCACCACAGTTGGAGTCGATCTTCTTGCGCTGCCGCAAGGAACCCGCCTGCATTTTAGCTCAGGTGCGGTGGTCGAGGTGACGGGTCTTCGCAATCCCTGCAAACAGATCAATAATTTTCAGCCGGGCTTGATGCAGGCGGTGCTGGACCGAGCCTCGGACGGTAGCCTGATCCGCAAGGCAGGCGTCATGGCAATTGTCATTGAAGGTGGCGTGGTGCGTCCGGGTGATAGTATCCGTGTCGAGCAACCCGGCGCTCCGCATCGGCCTCTGTTGCCGGTCTAA
- a CDS encoding replication-associated recombination protein A has product MSDLFAPKLDEDMAARRPLADRLRPKALSDVTGQDHLTGQDGVLARMIASGSLGSMIFWGPPGTGKTTVARLLSGEADLAFEQISAIFSGVADLKRVFEGARARRMSGRQTLLFVDEIHRFNRAQQDSFLPVMEDGTVILVGATTENPSFELNAALLSRARVLTFKPHDEESIETLLKRAEATEEKPLPLDEPARTSLIRMADGDGRAALTLAEEVWRAARQGEVFDTEGLTRIVQRRAPVYDKGQDGHYNLISALHKSVRGSDPDAALYYLCRMFDAGEDPLYLGRRLVRMAVEDIGLADPQALVICNAAKDAYDYLGSPEGELALAQACVYLATAPKSNAVYTAYKSAMRAAKENGSLLPPKHILNAPTKLMKGEGYGDGYRYDHDEPDAFSGQDYFPEKMGRQTFYDPPERGFERDIRKRLDWWAKLRRERS; this is encoded by the coding sequence ATGAGCGATCTGTTTGCCCCGAAGCTGGATGAGGACATGGCGGCCCGAAGGCCGCTTGCGGATCGGCTCAGGCCGAAAGCGCTCTCTGATGTGACGGGGCAAGATCATCTGACCGGGCAGGACGGTGTTCTGGCCCGGATGATTGCATCCGGCTCTCTGGGATCGATGATATTTTGGGGGCCGCCCGGCACTGGCAAGACCACTGTTGCTCGGCTGCTGTCGGGGGAGGCGGATCTGGCCTTCGAGCAGATTTCGGCAATTTTCTCCGGCGTGGCGGATCTGAAGCGGGTGTTTGAGGGCGCCCGCGCCCGGCGCATGTCTGGTCGCCAGACATTGCTGTTTGTCGATGAGATCCATCGCTTTAACCGCGCGCAGCAGGATAGTTTCCTGCCGGTCATGGAGGATGGCACGGTCATTCTGGTCGGCGCCACCACGGAAAATCCGTCTTTCGAGCTGAATGCCGCGCTTTTGTCCCGCGCCCGCGTGCTGACCTTCAAGCCGCATGACGAAGAGAGTATCGAGACGCTGCTAAAACGGGCCGAAGCGACCGAGGAAAAACCTTTGCCGCTGGATGAGCCTGCCCGTACCAGCCTGATCCGCATGGCGGATGGCGATGGCCGGGCGGCCCTGACGCTGGCCGAAGAAGTCTGGCGGGCAGCGCGCCAGGGAGAGGTCTTCGATACCGAGGGGCTGACTCGGATCGTGCAGCGGCGCGCCCCGGTCTATGACAAGGGGCAGGACGGCCATTACAATCTGATCTCGGCGCTGCATAAATCCGTGCGCGGCTCGGACCCGGATGCGGCGCTTTATTATCTCTGCCGGATGTTCGATGCCGGGGAAGATCCGCTTTATCTCGGCCGCAGGCTGGTGCGTATGGCCGTGGAGGATATTGGCCTTGCCGATCCGCAGGCGCTGGTGATCTGTAACGCCGCCAAGGATGCCTATGATTATCTCGGCTCGCCAGAGGGGGAGTTGGCGCTGGCGCAGGCCTGCGTCTATCTCGCCACCGCGCCGAAATCCAACGCCGTTTATACCGCCTATAAGTCCGCTATGCGCGCCGCCAAGGAAAATGGCTCGCTGCTGCCGCCAAAGCACATTCTCAACGCCCCAACCAAGCTGATGAAGGGCGAGGGCTATGGGGACGGCTATCGCTATGACCACGACGAGCCGGATGCTTTTTCCGGGCAGGACTACTTTCCAGAAAAAATGGGCCGCCAGACCTTTTACGATCCGCCGGAACGCGGTTTCGAGCGGGATATCCGCAAGCGGCTGGACTGGTGGGCAAAGCTGAGGCGGGAGCGCAGTTGA